Genomic segment of Populus nigra chromosome 14, ddPopNigr1.1, whole genome shotgun sequence:
GTGATCTTTCCCCAAACAAAATCTTGTTTAGAAATGCGGCAgatattatatttcaaaatgatttttattcaaaaatatatttaaataatatttttttatttttaatatcaatatattaaaacaatttaaaatcacataaaaaataatttttaaaaaaattcaatttttttttaataagacaGCCACACTTTCAAATACACGCATttgcctagttttttttttttggattcgaggaaaccccaccctccggaaagcgcactttgtgggcccaggtgagtgagtaaaaccccggctgtcccaggctcttacaagagatgcacaccctgactcgaactcgagacctgctgtgcagatctcaagccctttgccacCACGCTACACTCCTTGGAGACACATGTGCCTAGTTGCTAACAGGAGAATCGCAGATCGGGAGAAAAGTGGATTATGGTTTTTCGGATTGAGCATTCgggatttaaaaaaactatttttttatgttaaaagcgcttttgaaacgcagaaacaaacaggCCCTTAGTGATAGCTCTTATACCTCtctttatgttaaaaaaactattttcttttctgtacttttaaatttgaaaaaaaaataaaataattgtactCGGATGAATGTGAACATCCATAGAACATAATTATTCTCCTATAAATCTATCTTATCTGACAAAGTTTGGCTAAATATGATCATTGATTCCACCCATAAATTCCTGAAAGGTTtatctttatttgttattttttaagcgctctctctctctctctctctctctctcgagaAATAGCTCCAGaatacaacaaaaatattaagagtacATGAGTAATCATGAAGCTGAGATATCTCGGCCCTAGATTTCCAGCATCATGTAACCTAAGCATGTAGATTCTGCATCTAGCAAAATCATTACCTGATAATAGAATGGCTATGAAGCCAAATGCTCTGGAGATCTGTGTTAAAAAGAACCGGTAAAATCATGATTGTTCAAACTCCCACTGGTTATTTCTTTAAAAGACCCTCAAACAGATGACCCAAGTGTCAGCAAGACATTACAGAGATTCAGATCATGAATGCTCGTTGTAAGCCATGACTTTCAAGCTTAAATAACCTTTACCTATCTCAAATTGCAAAGAAGAAATCTTGATGCCCTATTCTCAGCTAAATCAAGCAATAAATTTTGCACATAAGTAATGAATGCAGCGcagaaatcataaaaacatttataagcGGGTGGTGGTGGGGAGGGGGGGATTAGCGGGGttcaattaattaaacataCCAGTACACcagttgatgataaaaaaacatacggACAACTTTGCAATAGATAACCATGTGCAAGCTAGGTTTTGAATATTACATTGAACCAACAGACGAACAATACAATAGAAAGAAGAAGGGTAATGAAACATAAAGACAGCTTATTTCAAGGGGAAACTTGCCCTCAGATTCAAAACCAGTATGTTAGCACCCGGAAATACATTTGGAGAAATCACATGCATGACAAAATGTTTGATTTAACACCAGCGCACTCTTCACTAGCATCACCAACCTGAAAACAGCAAAGCCATGCCAAAAACCAGTTTTCTACTCTGCTCTGGATTGGCCAGCACGAGAAGAGAGGATGATGCCGACAATAAGTCCATATAGAGCCAACGCCTCGGCGAAGATGAGAATCAGAATCATTCCAACAAATAGTTTTGGCTGTTGTGCGTTAGCTCTACGaaagaaataatcaaattcaGAGACACTTTGTCATGATAAAAATGCATCCATGTGTGTATAATGCCAAGTACAATCTTCTCACTACACAGAGGTTAAAGCATCTAGCAGTAAAGCACGTCTAATTATAACTAACCATGAGATTATAAAATGGTAGCATCAACTCCAATATTGCCTccaaaagttattaaaaaattgacataGTATCAATCAAAAGAAACTTCACCCAACCCTGCATAAAATCCCTGCCACAATCTAGCAAATATCTAAGGAATCAGTTCCAATATTGTCTAAGAAATTTTCTTCTTCAGTACCTTCGCTTGGATTTTAAACTGCAGGAAGTTCCAAGACATGGTAACATCTACCTAACAAAGGGAAAGATACTGCAACACCATTCTTATTTCACTAACACCATGACGTAGCTAAAAACAAccaaattttcaataattcaataactggaaaaacaagataaagacacaaaacaaagaaatttctTTACCAAAACCAATGAGAGCAATGTAAATATCAATGTCAACAgaggttttctttttccttttttttccctgttttttgGTAGATGTCAACGAAGTTAGCAGATGAGAAAACTCAAAGGTCACGTTACCCTTGAATTGTCCCTAATTCCAATTCAACAATACATCACAGACCAGGCAGTGCAAATGCACTTTTGgcaataaagaataaaaaaaagcatcaaactTCTAGAATGAAGGACATCAACAGGAAATAAGCTAACAgtataattttaagaaatgtcgcatgaaatgttattttatataatagtaTGCACATTCTTTGTGGTGTGTTTCATACATCCATAACAACTATAATTACtactcttttctttatttattttgtgggAAAGGGAGGGAGTACTAAAATTTCTTCAAAgcattcaaaaaatcaattttaactaCTGTTCAATCACTACTGACAGAAGTTTGACATCCCATAATGTACTGAAGCTGAACCAACCACATCAAATATAGTAACTAGAAATCGCTTAGTAATCCTTGAGATGGCATTCCCTTTCTCACATACATGTGGAACCACTATAAGAGCAACCGTAGACTCCACATGCACGTTAGAGAGGAAGTGCAAACTCCGTTGGCACTAAATAATTGCTtatcatagaaagcaaacaagTTTGGTTGAATATAGCTCAGAAATACTACAGAGAATTACAcacaaaactcaatttccatCAAAACAAGGAAACAAACAGCAcccacataaataaataaataaataaatacagaataaatgaagcaatttttttttaattacctaACACCAGCATCGCCAACAATACCAATAGCCATACCAGCAGAAAGACCAGCAAGGCCACAAGCAAGACCAGAAGATAAATGAGCGTAACCatcaaacaaataataagatttGGCTTTAGGATTAATTCCAGTACTAATTATAACTGCAATAATCAAACCGTAAATCCCAAGCACACCAGCCATCACAACCGGAACTATTGATTTCATTACTAGTTCCGGTCTCATCACTCCCATCGAAGCTACTCCTACTCCGCTCTTCGCTGTCCCATACGCTGCTCCCATACCTACCAATCAAATCATACAACAAAAAGAATCAGAAACAACGTCGTTTAAgaggatttgatttgattgctTAGTTGATCATAGTGGCGGTGGTGCTCACATGAAAAGACGAGAGCAGCAGCGGCGCCGAGGAAGCCGAAGAACGGTGCTGTTTCATCGCCGCTGAATGTAGAAACCatttttgattgattgaaacGGAGAGGGAAGTGAGATTtggagattgatttttttagacaGGTAAGGGAACCACCGTTGATGGTGACAGCATGCGATCTGGAAGGAAGCTTCGTTGCGTGGCCCACATTGTATGTAATGGGCCTAATTTGGAACAAAGACCTTTTATTGGACTCTTGGGCTGGAGATAGAGTTCAGTTATCACTTGTCAAAGGTTAGATTTTTCTTCTGCTGGTCAGTTGTAATGAGCCCATCGTGCCGAGGAGTGCTTATACTTAAGCATTCTAACTCTAACTCTAATTTGTATAGAAATATTATAGTATATGCGAAAAATCCCCACTTATATTTTGCTGGATAAGTTGGACTAAATTTTTTAGGGTAATTCAgtgtaaataagtttttaaaagtgatttttaattaaaattatatttttttcaaattattttctttattttttatattagtttatcaaaatctttgaaaaacacataaaaatattaatttgactgTTAATGTGTTtgaaaaactcataaaaatattaatttgaaatagcATATGATTTCTCACTACCGAATCAGAAAAAGATACATCGTGAATAAGAACCAAAGTTCTCAAAGTCTAAGATTATAATAGTAAATTGTAGAGAAAATAATAGAGGAAATCtttaatatattctaaaaaacctttaattcaataatttaattaaaaaaataaaacacaaactatTTAAATAGAGATAAAAACCATTTaaccaaaagaataaaaaagataagtagaaaaataataagaattcaaaattaattagaaaaataatcaaaacaaaaactttatgATAATTTAAGAGCCTTTCCAATCTCATCTAGTTACAAATAATAAACTGGATATAAGACTAGATTTGTAGGATTTCTTGGTTGAATTAAAACTCAATACAATAATCATATCTaccgttattattattattatttgtcaaACTACATGTTTGAAGCTTGATGCGTCtgaatttcttcattttctagTCCGTAAAAGCAtcgatgaaataccaaaatggCATGATCTCGGCGTTGATGCACCCACCCACCCCCAAAATGGCGTCGATGAGATGCCCACTGGCAGGCACAAGGGTGCTAATGTACAGGAACTGCCCAAGGAACATTAtagagaaaaagtaaaaaatgaaaaccatCTGGTAGATAAGTAGTTTAAtgataagaatttaaaattaaaagttgatttcctcttgattttagatttaaaccttataattgttaatattaatattaataattgttgaagatttacatgattgttaatttcagaACTCATATGATTAGTTAATTTCAGAACTCATATAATTAGTCGAGGTGCTAAGTGGTCCAAATAtccatattaatataaataaataaataatcaatcctTTACAGTATAATCATGAGAGGATATTTCAagcagaaaagaaacaaaaaacatcCTAAGCAAAAGAGAATCAACATTGCTGCATTTCTAATTGCCAAAGAAAAACAGAAGCACATAGAAACTTACAGTCTAAAGTACTTGAATGTTAAGAAACTCACTTAAACCCAGCCCGATAGCCAGAAATGTGCATTGCAGGCGCATCAAGACTTGTGTTCTCATCAATAAAAGCAAAAACACAGACAACCAAACCTTGTGTCTATGCTCTGCTGTAAGGAAATGAGAGACAGGGGCAGACAACGTATGCGAACCTCCAGTCAAATGAGTAGCAGCTGTGGGGTGATCCTTTGAGTCAGAACCCAATGGAGCCATTTTACAAGCAGAGTTCCGATTTGTCATGAGCAAAAAGGTTGTCCGCATCACAGCCCACACGTAAAACTGCAAGAAGAATCCTTGAGGAACACTGTGAACTTCTAAACTAGCAAAATATTAATCCATATTTTTGTCTCCAAGTGGTGTAACGTGATGGCAAAGAACTTCAAATCTGCACAGTAGTTTTTGAGTTCGAGTTAGagcgtgcacctcttgtaagagcctggaaCAACCGGAGTTTTACTCGCTCACCTGAGCCCACAAAATACACTTTCCAGAAAATGAGgttttcttgaataaaaaaaataaataattttcacaTTTCGATGCTATCAATACATAATTCGTATCAGACTAAACGACTACTTTGTGATTAATTCAAAAATGATTGTGTAATCTTGCGTCGCCCAGCAAATCTCATAACATGTTGATGAACAGATTTAAAACGAGAAGAAGGGAGTGAAGCAACTATCGAAGAATAATTTCATTCAATGTTTAAGGTGTTAGATTtggtgataaaaataatttaaactctttcatattaaaatttacacaagcttacaataatttatatttaatttttattaattaaaattaaaatgatgagattaaaacttatgattatttgatttgaactttaataccatatcaaataatcatcttaacttaataatataaatgGTTAAATAagattcttttaatatatttttttaagtgaaagtttttaaatttgaaagtgatataaatttatattatattatttttaatttttatcaaataaaataaaatgaataagatTCAAACTGATATCTATTTCTTCAAACAAAGTTATGATACTACATGGGATTCCAGCAAAGGTCTCAACGGCCACACTGTAGAATTCTTAGCATTAAACTACAGCGCTGAGATAGTTCTGCAAAATTGCAGCAATCCATGCTAAGCCTAGTAAGCAATCAAGACTCTTTTCCATAGTCTTGCAGTCGCCTTCGATCAAACGTGGAATCTTTCCTCtatctcattaaaaataattggtgGCTTTGTCTGTCTCGTGTTTAtcaatttcatgatttaatgaATGAGCAGACATAAGGAGTGAAGCTGACAGTTACGGGATCTTCATGGTTGTTGGTTGGGGTTTGCTTGTTTAATCCTGTAGGCCCATTATTGGCCTAACCATGAAACTCTTTAATTAAGGTGTCCTTCGAGCCAATGGTCCCAAATTTTTTAAGCCCTGAGCCTAATTAAAGTGGCTAGCTCAGCCCAATTTGGCTGAATAGCTTTTCATATGGCCAGACATGTTGAGATTAGTGAAATACAGGTGATATTATCAAAACCCAAGCAAGACCCTatcaataattctttttaagaCTCATGCGAAAAGAAGGAAATACCACTAAATTACAAGGTTTGTTGGTAAAATTTGGATTGGTAACCCTAATTTCCCTTTCACAAAGTGACCTTGGTGATCTAATTCTTTCCAAATTGTCATGTATCCTGTCCCTCTTCAAGCAAACTAATAAATTGAATTCATACCTTAGTAATACAGGCCCATTAATCATTAGAAGGAGCCGAAACTTGTAGGCCTAACCCAAAAGGTGACCGTAATGGGTCAGTTTGAGCAAGAAGCTTCGGGCCTCTTTGGTGCACGGTGGTTTCATGCAGGAATTTTTCCaagaccttgtttttttttcttgggcccaagaaataattttcttctttactATATATCAAGCACCAAAGTTTGTTGATGAATTTTGATTGCGGGAATTTTATTGACACATAGAGTCTACAAACACTAGAGTTTTGGTATGGATCTCTAGAGTAATTAATTACCCATAAGGTGAAAacacctcttttttttcattgcacAAAAAGTAACAATGATGATCtaattctttcaagaattgttaTATATTTGTCCCTCGATGACTAGTAAATCACACCTATACATTCATGCAAGCATTCCATCTAGTTGCGTATCTTTAAGCTATAATGAGGAGGATGTGGTGCTTATGCAGCAAGTTTCTAGCTATTTccatcttcttgttcttgattGTTTAATTTCTAACTTAACCTAAAAGGTGTAAGAGAATTCATGAAGCATAAACAACGTAGATTAATTATGGCTCACACCCAATTTCTGCTAGCAACCATTTCAATGGACTAGCTAGACAGACGTGCGAATGCTTCATCGTTAATACAAAGTGATTAAGTTGTAGATAAAAAGACATTTACATGATTTTGTTACTTTCATCATTGTATCACCAAATTAAACGGACGGTACACACAAATGGATCGTTCTCAAAGCCCCAGCAGttgaatttttcctttttcaaattgattatgCTCATCAAGGATTCGGTTATAATGGATCGGAGATCATTAATCTCATGACccttttcagaaaaataaaataaaaaagagagttaaTACATGCTTGTGGATGTATGACCATGCACGCGTTCATTACGAAAAGCTTACAAATTCAAGCCAGTTTGTAGATGTTGGGGCCAATAGAAATGGGTGGGAAATCCATAGAAATAATTGCAAGGGGATGTGGAGAGGACTCCAATATGGAGGAGTGGTGGTTctatattttattgtgtttttatcacttttatgatgattttttttctttcccacaTAGCATTTGGAATGAGACAACTCTGTGTAAGAGATAGGATTGATTGTCTTAGAATCCAAAAACCCTATGGTTAGGTTATAAAATAGCTAGATTGAATGCTTTCagaatatattttcaagatcaTAGATAGAGATCTTGGAACAAGATCCTTTTAATTAGCTTTCCTTTCTTGacgaaaataaaactgaatttgaAATTTGTACCACTAGATTAAAAATCCTTACCAATGTAGGCcggtgtaaaaaaaaagattaatatcaattatataaaGGGATAAAACAATGTttagttgaaaagaaaataaaaaatatataaaataaatatgtgtttatgatatttttgaagtaaattcttcttcttttaaaatattagatgCAAATATCTTATTTATCTTAATTGTCTATGTTTACACTAACTAAACACTTGAGTGCACACGTAGAATTCTAATCACAGTTTACTTTGCTAAGAAAGTTCCTCGACCTGAGATTTCATAAAGAACGGAGAAGAACTAGGAAAAAAGTAGAGCTACAAGAAAAATGATATTAGCTTTTTGACAAACCTAGCTAGCCCAAATCAAACGAAATGTTGTGTGTCTAGAACCAAAAATTCTGTGCAACAGAGAGATCTATCAAGTCAATTCGAACGCGTTATAATTGATGAGAATTGGACCCACCACTGAAAACCTTAGAAAGCTCTCATCAACACGGCGGGACAGAGTCGgagccaactcattggagttcACCATTGCCGTGGCCTGCAGTAACCTTTAGCTAGCCTGTGAACATCATGGCTAGAGAGTTCCTGTTATGCTCAGCAACACCATGCCCATCAAAATCATGCTGGTAATCCTCCTTTTTCTTGCACTGGCTTCTGTAGGCGGCAGGCCAATGAACAACTTACACGAATTGTAGCATGTGCCCATTTGGTCCACTTAAAGCTGGTCTGAACGAATGCAACGGGACTCTCTGAGGTTCTCTCTTTTaacttaataattaataatctcAAACCAACCTGCACACAGTCAATCTATCCATTTCTAAAcgtatatttataataaatcttttcatgaaaaaataatcttgttAGGTTTAGAGCTATATGATACGATGGTTCTCTTCCATTAAacgataattaaataaaactggATACATAAATTAagtctttttatataaagattattttactcaaattcatgataaataaaacaagaagatTTGGAAAAAAACCCACTTAATATT
This window contains:
- the LOC133673539 gene encoding V-type proton ATPase subunit c2-like, translating into MVSTFSGDETAPFFGFLGAAAALVFSCMGAAYGTAKSGVGVASMGVMRPELVMKSIVPVVMAGVLGIYGLIIAVIISTGINPKAKSYYLFDGYAHLSSGLACGLAGLSAGMAIGIVGDAGVRANAQQPKLFVGMILILIFAEALALYGLIVGIILSSRAGQSRAE